The Maridesulfovibrio salexigens DSM 2638 region GAATCCGGCGAAGTGACCATGGATTATCCTGCCAACCCCAACGGCTCCCCGCTGGGTATTGCAGGCCTTACTGATCCCACAGGCCGCATCCTCGGACTCATGCCCCATCCCGAGGCATACAACCACCCCACCAACCACCCCAAGTGGACACGTGGCGACATCCCCACCCTCGGGTTGGCGTTGCTCGAAGGTGGCGTTAATTATATTAAATCGCTCTAAACAAAAAAGGGGGAGTTTAACTCCCCCTTTTTTTATTTATGACAAATATTATTACCAGAGGAACCCCGCCCGCTAATCCTCCACAGGGCCAGACATGGCGTTCCATGATGGACACTGCCATACGTGAAGCCTTCAAAGCCCGCCGGCACGAAGAAGTCCCCATCGGCGCTGCTCTTTTCACAGCAGAAGGCGAACTCCTCGCCACCGGAAACAATACCCCGCTGACTCAGAATGATCCCACCGGACATGCGGAAGTGAACTGCATCCGCAATGCCTGCAAAAATCTGGATAACTATCGTTTGCCACGCGGAACAATTCTTGTTGTCACGCTGGAGCCCTGTATCATGTGCCTTGGCGCTATTATCCATGCGCGGGTAGGAGGAGTTGTGTTCGGCGCTCCTGACCCTAAAGCCGGAGCCGTAGTATCCAATCTGGAAGGCACGGATTTATCTTTTGCCAACCATAAATTCTGGACCATCGGCGGGGTTTGTGAGAATGAGTGTAAAGAAATTTTACAAAGTTTTTTTCTGCATAAGCGCAAAAAGTAAATACAAGCTGGAATTTTGAAAAGTAGTCCCTGTAACATAACTCGATTGATCGTTTTTCTGCTCTTGGCATTATGTCTAATGCCAAGCGACAGCTTGCGTCCAATCGATAGCAGAGAACAACTTACTCACGATTCCAGTTTTCTCCACTCTGCTCCTAAAGCTGCAGGATCACCGTCATACATAGTCGAGCTATCCCAGCCGGCTGACAACTTTATTTCCGAACAAGAACGGCCCCTGACTTTAACCACCGCAAAATTCCATGTTGATTTTGTCAGGGCTACCGCATTTCTATCTAAAGAAGTATCTAGAGGCTTCATACCTCGTATTGCGCACAGGATCATCCCTACACGCGCACCTCCGTTTGTTTAAATCGAGTACAGAATCCAACTGATCCCACCAAGACCCATTTTGTCTTAGGTGATTTAATTACTCTTTTTAAAAAAAATTGAGGACTACTTACTTATGTCTAAATTAGCATCGTCTAACACTGAAAAGTCACTTTCGTCAGATTCTAAAACTGAAACAACTTCCAACGGACAGCTATCCATAGGACTCACGCTGGCTGCAATTGCGGCGTTTTTTGTCCTGTTTGTCTGGATCTGCGGCGTATAAATAACCCTAAAAACAAAGTCCCTAGGCGATATCCTCGCCTAGGGACTTCTTTTCACTAAACTATCTCAACTTTTACTTCTTTTTATTCTTCTTTTTTTTATCTTTTTTCTTATTATTCTTCCGCTCTTCGCGCTCAGCCTTTTTTTCTTCTTTCAGTCTAGCACGATCCTCTGCTGCATCTTCTTTACGCTTTGCCTTTTCCGCCTTTGATTCTTCCTTGCGGGTCTCACGCTCTTCTTCTCTTTCATCCTTTAAACGCTCACGCTCTTCTTTATCACGTTCACGATCGGATTCTCTATCTTCTTTAGCACGCTCACGTTCTTCCTTATCCCGCTCGCGCTGAGCTTCGCGCTCTTCTTTTTCTCGTTCACGCTGAGCCTTGGCACTTTCCAGCTCGT contains the following coding sequences:
- a CDS encoding nucleoside deaminase, whose product is MTNIITRGTPPANPPQGQTWRSMMDTAIREAFKARRHEEVPIGAALFTAEGELLATGNNTPLTQNDPTGHAEVNCIRNACKNLDNYRLPRGTILVVTLEPCIMCLGAIIHARVGGVVFGAPDPKAGAVVSNLEGTDLSFANHKFWTIGGVCENECKEILQSFFLHKRKK